In Arthrobacter sp. B3I9, the following are encoded in one genomic region:
- a CDS encoding FAD-binding oxidoreductase produces the protein MDNSSFQALQEKVRGQVITRDRADYDTARAVFNGMIDKRPAAILRVSQVADAIAGVNYARDTGLDLALRGGGHSAPGFGTCDGGLVIDFTGCRGVRVDPANRTARAEAGATWADFNHATGAFGLATTGGIIGSTGVAGLTLGGGIGYLARKYGLSCDNLKSADVVTAEGKFLVASNTENEDLFWALRGGTGNFGVVTSFEFNVHPVDVLYGGVIIYLLEHADAVARLYRDYIATAPEEMGVFLGFHQGPPVPFLPEEYHGKPVVVLVGGWAGPHDEGERQWQPFLDVAPVAGSFLGPLPYTVLNTLFDPMYPKGLQAYWKSVFLPRLTDDVVRVAEKFGEGIPSVQTANHFYPVNGAVQRVGRDETAFPYRDVDFAVDIACHWEDPAHNEANTKWVREYYDELHPLGSGAGYVNFLDADDQPHIQDTYAGNYARLAEVKAKYDPGNLFHINQNIKPAG, from the coding sequence GTGGACAACAGCTCTTTCCAGGCCCTCCAGGAAAAGGTGCGGGGCCAAGTCATCACGAGGGATCGGGCGGACTACGACACCGCGCGGGCCGTCTTCAACGGAATGATCGACAAACGTCCCGCGGCCATTCTGCGCGTGTCGCAGGTCGCGGACGCCATTGCAGGCGTGAACTACGCGCGTGACACCGGCTTGGACCTCGCGCTGCGCGGCGGAGGCCACAGCGCTCCCGGGTTCGGGACCTGCGACGGCGGCCTCGTCATCGATTTCACAGGCTGCCGGGGTGTGCGCGTGGATCCTGCCAATAGGACAGCACGGGCTGAAGCCGGAGCGACATGGGCAGACTTCAACCACGCCACGGGCGCATTCGGCCTCGCCACCACCGGAGGCATCATCGGATCAACGGGCGTTGCCGGGCTGACCCTCGGCGGAGGAATCGGCTACCTCGCCCGCAAGTACGGGTTGTCGTGCGACAACCTGAAGTCCGCGGACGTGGTGACCGCCGAAGGGAAGTTCCTGGTGGCCAGCAACACGGAAAATGAGGACCTCTTCTGGGCGCTTCGCGGCGGGACCGGCAACTTCGGCGTCGTGACTTCCTTTGAGTTCAACGTTCACCCCGTGGATGTCCTTTACGGCGGAGTGATCATTTACCTTCTGGAGCACGCCGACGCGGTGGCACGGCTCTACCGGGATTACATCGCCACGGCACCGGAAGAAATGGGAGTGTTCCTGGGCTTCCACCAGGGACCGCCGGTCCCCTTCCTGCCTGAGGAGTATCACGGGAAGCCAGTGGTGGTGCTGGTGGGCGGCTGGGCGGGCCCCCACGACGAGGGGGAGCGTCAATGGCAGCCGTTCCTTGACGTTGCGCCGGTCGCCGGCTCCTTCCTGGGCCCTCTTCCCTACACGGTCCTCAACACACTCTTCGACCCCATGTATCCGAAGGGCCTGCAGGCCTATTGGAAGTCCGTGTTCCTGCCCCGCCTGACCGACGACGTCGTCCGTGTCGCCGAGAAGTTCGGCGAAGGCATTCCGAGCGTGCAGACGGCCAACCACTTCTACCCGGTCAACGGTGCCGTCCAGCGGGTCGGTCGGGACGAGACAGCGTTCCCTTACCGCGACGTCGACTTCGCGGTGGACATCGCCTGCCATTGGGAGGATCCGGCCCACAACGAGGCCAATACGAAGTGGGTGCGCGAGTACTATGACGAGCTTCACCCCCTCGGATCCGGTGCAGGCTACGTCAACTTCCTCGACGCCGACGACCAGCCGCACATCCAGGACACGTACGCGGGGAACTACGCCCGCCTCGCCGAAGTCAAGGCCAAGTACGATCCCGGCAATCTCTTCCACATCAACCAGAACATCAAGCCTGCAGGCTGA